Genomic DNA from Ictidomys tridecemlineatus isolate mIctTri1 chromosome 6, mIctTri1.hap1, whole genome shotgun sequence:
ttattttcagCATgtctctgctatttttttttgtcattgttactTTTTTGATGGTTGCATTTGTGTTGTTCATTTTGTGACTTTTATTACAGAAAGAAAGTGACTAGCACAATTGCCATATAATTTAACCCATAGaaaatttatacaaattttaaatattactttcctTCCCTAGAGAAATGTTATTTCCTGTACTTCCCTACCTTATAAgtggagaaaaacagaatttcttggaaattatatatttcaatttcaCAATAAAGGAAAACAAGATGTGTGAATTTGATTTGAAGTTATAAAGAGTTTAATAAAGGTGTGGTCagtatgaaatattaaatattattgagAAGGCTAATCTGACTGAAATGTACAAGGAAACCATGAAGTAAGTGAGAAACAGCAGTAAAACAGTCacagaatgttttattttcctttgattcaTCTAAACTTCTACTTCTTTGAGAGAAACACAATCTTCTTTATGGAGTCATTGAAAGCGAGTTTCACTTGCTTGTTCCTCAAGGTGTAAATGAAAGGGTTCAGCAAGGGCGCTACAGAAGAGGTGAGAACTGAAACTCCTTTATTTATGGACACCTCTTCCTTTGCTGATGGCTTGATGTAGATGAAGATGCAGCTTCCATAGGTGATGGAAACCACAATCAtgtgggaggagcaggtggaaaAGGCCTTTTTCCTTTGCTGAACAGAGGGGAATCTCAGAATGGTCCTGATGATGGACGTGTAGGACAGAACCACACAGACCAGGGTAATAATGAGCCCAAATACAGCCACAATGATAACCATCTGTTCTAATATCCATGTGTCTGAGCAGGAGATCTTTAGGAGGGGACTTGCATCACAGCTGAAATGATCAATGGCATTAGAATCACAGAATTCAAGCTGGAGGCCTAAGCTAAGGGGTGGGACAATAATCATCAAGCCAGCTACCCAGCAGGAGAGGACTAATAAGGTGCACACTCTGTTGTTCATGATGGTCATGTAATGAAGAGGtttacagatggccacatagcgatcaTAGGACATGGCTGCCAGGAGAAAAAATTCTGTTGctccaaagagaaaaacaaaaaatatttgagttGCACAAGCATTGTAGCTAACAGTATTGTCTCCAGTTGATAAACTGTACAGGAATCGAGGGATACAGACAGTAGTAAATGAAACTTCTAGGAAGGAAAAGTttctgaggaagaagtacataggTGTCTTAAGATGAGGATCCACCAGTGTGAGGGTGATAATAGTCAAGTTCCCTGTTACACTCAACATGTAGGTGAGCAACAGAAAGATGAAAAGCAGAACTTTCAGTTTTGGGTCATCTGTCAGTCCCAGCAGGATGAAAGTGGTTATTGCTGTGTGGTTCCTCATCATAGAACTTTGACCTAAactttgtgtaaaaaaaataaaaaatttatgaagaaacaGACATTTAAGTTCTATAGCAAAAGACTGTGCATATAGAAGCCAAGAAAATCAgcctgtttattttcttttttcacatcatAATTAATGTTTTTACTAATCCAATAGCCTTCCTGAATTATATGTGTATGAGCAGTGGAGATTTCCTTAAGGATTCACATCATGGTAAAACATTCacaattttcttttatcatttgttCCTATAGAATTTACATATGTGGTTTATTTGTCACAAACAAATTATTACATGGACTAGATTTCCAGATGTGTACAGAAAGATGTTATTTCATGGGAGGCTAATAGTTCTTTGTCCAAGCAAACTCTGGATACAGGGCATATCTTGGTAACTAAGAGGATGGATTCTTTTCACTGTTATTATCTGGGGATTGTTTTAAGGATAAGatatatttcttctgaaaaacaaacaaatgataatGACAACAACAGGATTCCTTATAGTGGAAATTCTAAAACATATGGATGGTTTGATATAAAACTAATTTACATAGTCTGCAAGGAAATGTCCAAGATATTtacaaaaaagtattttcttatgCATTCATTTGTGATCAGTTATTGATTGGTCCCCCTTTTCTCTCGAAAcctagaatttaatttttatttaacatcaaTAAATATAGCCTTCTAGGATTTGTCTATTTTTCATGATGCTTTTAATTCCTTTGAAAACACATTAGTGTCTCCTCAGCTCATCTTCACTCTGTTGAGGCTTTAAACAGTTATATTGGGACTTTCACTTGCAACACCCTATAGCTTTCTGAACACCCCAATGAGTTTATTTCTGTTAGACAATGacacattttagtttttttattggttgttcaaaacaacacattttagtttttatcttGCCTGAAATTGCAGCAGCattaaaaagcaaagtttggTCATTCTTTAAGTGGTTCCTATATCATCTTCCTGATTTCCCTCCTCGCATTAGATTGCTAtttttaatctctcttttttctattCACATATGAAATATTGGTCCTCCCCAATACTCTGTTTTCAGACCTCTCACTTCTTATGTTCTGTTTgttattcttctttctctatacTTTCTACAAATGATTTCatcaattcatttgttttatcCTTATATGACATACCCAAAATATGAGatctattctttataaaaatattaaacatatggGTCATTTCTGGGTTGTTCTATGGGTACCAAATCTGAGGATGCTCTAAACATTACAAGTTGTGTATCCACATCTCAATTACCATATGCTCTAAGTAATTTACAATATCTTCTTCCAATGTTAACTAagttttaatatagaaaaaattatcttttttttaacccTGCAAGGCTCTTATGGAAAGtacc
This window encodes:
- the LOC101956545 gene encoding olfactory receptor 6C2 translates to MRNHTAITTFILLGLTDDPKLKVLLFIFLLLTYMLSVTGNLTIITLTLVDPHLKTPMYFFLRNFSFLEVSFTTVCIPRFLYSLSTGDNTVSYNACATQIFFVFLFGATEFFLLAAMSYDRYVAICKPLHYMTIMNNRVCTLLVLSCWVAGLMIIVPPLSLGLQLEFCDSNAIDHFSCDASPLLKISCSDTWILEQMVIIVAVFGLIITLVCVVLSYTSIIRTILRFPSVQQRKKAFSTCSSHMIVVSITYGSCIFIYIKPSAKEEVSINKGVSVLTSSVAPLLNPFIYTLRNKQVKLAFNDSIKKIVFLSKK